The following are encoded together in the Apodemus sylvaticus chromosome 11, mApoSyl1.1, whole genome shotgun sequence genome:
- the C11H4orf36 gene encoding uncharacterized protein C4orf36 homolog, whose product MAYGLPRRNTVQTILKGSCYKVQEPWDLAELTKTWYTNLTNIKLPFLGEIAFGSPMNLLASQTKQECQLPSMQTMALEKEYEAKRLTKLKCQENVCKEIQVSLREKKVGLRRPLQPK is encoded by the exons ATGGCGTATGGCTTGCCAAGAAGAAACACAGTACAAACCATTTTGAAGGGCAGCTGTTATAAAGt ACAGGAACCATGGGACCTTGCGGAGCTCACAAAGACCTGGTACACGAACTTGACGAACATCAAGTTGCCGTTCTTGGGGGAGATCGCCTTTGGTAGTCCCATGAACCTCTTGGCGAGCCAAACCAAACAAGAATGCCAGCTCCCTTCAATGCAAA ccaTGGCACTTGAAAAGGAGTACGAAGCAAAGCGCCTAACAAAACTGAAGTGTCAGGAGAATGTGTGCAAGGAAATCCAAGTTTCACTGAGGGAAAAGAAAGTCGGCCTGAGAAGACCACTTCAGCCCAAGTGA